A window from Drosophila nasuta strain 15112-1781.00 chromosome 3, ASM2355853v1, whole genome shotgun sequence encodes these proteins:
- the LOC132792922 gene encoding isocitrate dehydrogenase [NAD] subunit alpha, mitochondrial, translating to MNNLRNLRVGRAPFGQWLRCYTKGCDESKKCTKLRSKSMCGDQQKKDQPKKNQPKGNPKKTDQPKGVQQKKANKKETNNEVKKITLIEGQGVGCELIQSLKTVFDAAKVPIEWESFPDEPSSHKVSKELLDSLRRNKVGIKGPIEDPLWMKDLRKQFDLFAYTAVCRNMEGQDNPYGKLNCVIIRDMMEGEYSGIEHDVVPGVLQSIKISTAAGAERIAKYVFDYANEFDRKKITVAHKANIMRMTDGNFLKHMRKEAIKHMPDRLFEERYMDTACLNLIMKPETNDVLVSSSMYGDVLVMMASSITGSKAMCPGYGVSPHGRLYDTLNKVGEEVAGKDQINPTGMLFSGVLMLRRIGLIDQAMSISCAIKSVYKDTDMRTKDIGGKAKCSEFTKAVCDFIAKQ from the coding sequence ATGAACAATTTACGAAATCTTCGAGTTGGTAGAGCTCCGTTCGGCCAATGGTTGCGTTGCTATACCAAAGGATGTGATGAATCCAAGAAATGTACAAAGCTCCGATCGAAATCTATGTGCGGAGACCAACAAAAGAAAGACCAACcaaagaaaaaccaaccaaAGGGAAATCCAAAAAAGACAGACCAACCAAAGGGAGTCCAACAAAAGAAGgccaataaaaaagaaaccaatAACGAAGTAAAAAAGATAACTTTGATCGAGGGACAGGGTGTGGGATGTGAGTTGATTCAATCGCTGAAGACAGTGTTTGATGCTGCCAAAGTGCCCATCGAATGGGAATCCTTCCCAGACGAACCAAGCAGCCATAAGGTCTCAAAGGAGCTCTTAGACTCATTGAGACGAAATAAAGTCGGAATCAAAGGCCCTATCGAAGATCCGCTATGGATGAAAGATCTACGCAAACAGTTCGATCTCTTTGCCTACACCGCCGTTTGCCGCAACATGGAGGGTCAAGATAATCCTTATggtaaattaaattgtgttaTTATACGCGATATGATGGAGGGCGAGTATTCGGGCATTGAGCACGATGTCGTCCCAGGAGTTCTGCAGTCTATCAAAATAAGCACTGCTGCCGGAGCGGAACGCATTGCGAAGTACGTTTTTGATTATGCGAACGAATTCGATCGCAAAAAAATCACCGTGGCTCACAAGGCAAACATAATGCGGATGACCGACGGAAACTTCTTGAAGCATATGCGAAAGGAGGCAATCAAACACATGCCAGATCGACTCTTCGAGGAGCGTTACATGGACACAGCTTGCTTAAATCTCATCATGAAGCCGGAAACCAACGATGTACTCGTATCGTCCAGTATGTATGGCGATGTACTGGTTATGATGGCTTCAAGCATCACGGGTAGCAAAGCAATGTGCCCCGGATACGGTGTCAGTCCCCATGGACGTCTCTACGACACTCTAAATAAGGTGGGCGAAGAGGTGGCTGGCAAAGATCAAATTAATCCTACTGGCATGCTTTTCTCCGGAGTTCTAATGCTACGCAGAATTGGCCTTATCGATCAGGCAATGTCTATTTCCTGTGCTATCAAAAGTGTTTACAAGGACACCGATATGCGCACTAAAGATATTGGTGGCAAAGCCAAGTGTTCTGAATTCACTAAGGCCGTGTGtgattttattgcaaaacaGTAA